The proteins below come from a single uncultured Carboxylicivirga sp. genomic window:
- a CDS encoding carboxypeptidase regulatory-like domain-containing protein: MKKIASLILTIAGICYGLYLAASPKISDGISDKITDNFSQLFAEDVKVTSAEPLTIPFYEDFNDDENFNAWTVKDVNTDAITWIHQPYGGWDESPSVAYSFGSNKGDDWLFSPTLQLEANKQYKLEFFTDFLYELQSFKVYVGASTDVADQTIEIIDIPQVLGDKYVDVMFTVPADGTYNLGFYCYSQPNPYSYLYIDNIRVSVAALIDAPAAVVDLTPVPGANGAVSMDLSWENPSVTYGGDALTEITSVDIYKDGATEPIVFTSNLTPGAAVVWNDADITSGEHTYKVVVNSTEGASLPVDINAFVGIDLPKGPETVEAVDNSGTISLNWSNPPALGMKEGWFDNRNITYRIVRQPGNLVLETNYSGNSYDDTSISSLANYKYEITSKNEEGTGGTTSSNYLQVGKQVSLPFSEDFEDGSTMDLWTIINANEDEYAWERNLIRGIGLPSCLGMETFFTDPQQDDWFITPSFSLEEGSLYRLRYDVKTNIYAGETWTVTLGKTNVPAAQVLTLTSYDNVSTGGMYYKDSLTFEAPYNGNFNMGFHLTSWQGDFMYFDNILIEKVFAQDIAVLSVKGNTAPTVGQPTTNKVTIVNNGTDLIRNYTVQLVDADNNVLAESYNSRSLGIGIKRDFEFTWTPESEGYYPVKARVICEADEVIDNNQSKLLDLEVQPDNMNVITIGKGEVVQNFIPIYPYNYTFSESVYQADLFNGFMGNINAIGYKVINGVENLNNEALQIFIGETDQSSLKNGWVPATEMQLVVDRRVEIPLGEFDWKLEFDQPYEYKGGNLVILVRNSGANNELGSFGLTFLASDAPSASSRYVNTYFKLDPYNPTSTDGQFLSQVPNTMFYIDVDNTGSLSGNVFAADGTTPLEGASVHIDELNATLTTDADGYYEFVHVKPGAYSLTSSLLGYTDQTNSVEVTNSNLAESDFALTLLPVVTVSGKVEGSDLPGVGIANAEVKLRGYQYYSTITDAEGNYTFENVYGGNTYDVEVEAPYYEKFSEEISLTDASVDNHVISMMQEAAQSLKVFGSDRNTDALVKWDKAVYSFNLTKSTRFAYGVFGSNGSANYKVAHRYTTDEFAAFGIKKGMVVNKVRFYAHSIASFKIKIWQGDNGAELEVYSQDVVPELDAWNEVELDIPYVIDLSKNLLIGLEITQNSGIAPITYDNGPNVVNGDAFYDGNKWTTGREITGGVLNGNWNIEAICGADANDNPVVLNTAKLSSSKANTLEETVATEAATDSVEVSYFAKAINTESANVFATEAALENEKQPLGYNVYRLLNGAEADEASWVQLNTELITDTFFVDTNWQPLENDIYRFAIKSVYTNDIISLPTFSNGVDKGKYAVVSAAVTTNGGSAEGAIVYLENNQFSYSGEVNADGTVQIPDVYFGNYKVRVTKKGYVDFEQSDIIIDENAEDLGSFEILEDARAPRNVVLTDYISSSEVRWEAPSDFANSWIHKDNGSFDNGIGMTSGGLMEAGVRYSSEELQDMSLGEGFAISRIRIFPATDGEYVLKVWSGSLMYEEEIYSEAVNVTPGEWNEFNLATPVAIDNSKSYIIGYAVNHIAGNYPVGADIGPAVSGGDILKYGGNWYSFYEFTDGGFNLNWNIQAYCAYYGSESTPEVELNKSTLYNNNTNTKPVLPNVDYRDVFAAGSNYKTSSLKVDEVPFAITYNVYRLAEADKDTPANWTLLTDTPVAAYRFTDNAWGEVPAGNYYYAVIAKYHNENYSIPEFSRVITKGAVSTVTFAISTNNGLSAENAEITMTGTSDNAGISYSLTADANGEAQQIEVPKGLFNISIQLDGFEPYELPNYKVDDDFEQINEVVLSEAVTIPLKVEATASDASAQISWLKPGSYMPEEGWMFWDNGEATNSIGSESGIVFSAAQRFTTDDLVNFKSKDLSITKVSFYFRSVDAAPSDADFQIRIWVGEQPELVYYQDVVDPVENAWNEVILDAPVFIDGTEEVWVGYQCDDRTGYPAGVDAGPAVANKGALIYHEGEWYNLYDISNVNANWSIHAYCEEVSGTSSRPLGVVELPEAKMKSSDFTPSLASQPIENGVSTHSDVKLENDDLRYVNGYQVWRLAQGDESNESAWTLLTSDAITETSYTDTDWANLEDDIYVYAVKAIYESGLSEAGFSNAINTISTGIDNGINDDLVSIYPVPNNGNFSVEVENEATITISNLKGGIVYKGELIGGKNDISINVSTGVYLVQITNDKVNISRKIIIE; encoded by the coding sequence GCGATGATTGGCTTTTTTCGCCAACGTTACAACTGGAAGCCAATAAACAATATAAGCTGGAGTTCTTTACCGACTTTCTGTATGAGTTACAAAGCTTTAAAGTTTATGTGGGTGCCAGTACTGATGTAGCTGATCAAACCATTGAAATTATTGATATACCTCAAGTACTTGGCGATAAATATGTAGATGTAATGTTCACTGTACCTGCTGATGGTACTTATAATCTTGGATTTTATTGTTATAGCCAACCTAACCCTTATTCATATCTTTATATTGATAATATCCGAGTGAGTGTTGCAGCTTTAATTGATGCCCCTGCTGCCGTTGTTGATTTAACTCCGGTTCCGGGTGCCAATGGAGCTGTTTCTATGGATTTATCATGGGAAAATCCCTCTGTTACCTATGGTGGTGATGCTTTAACCGAAATCACTTCTGTTGATATTTACAAAGATGGTGCTACCGAGCCAATTGTTTTTACCAGTAATTTAACACCGGGAGCTGCTGTTGTATGGAATGATGCTGATATTACAAGTGGTGAGCATACCTATAAGGTTGTTGTAAATAGTACAGAAGGAGCTAGTTTACCGGTAGATATCAACGCTTTTGTAGGTATTGATTTGCCTAAAGGACCCGAAACAGTAGAAGCTGTTGATAATAGTGGAACTATCAGTTTAAATTGGTCGAATCCACCAGCTTTAGGTATGAAAGAAGGTTGGTTCGATAATCGTAATATTACTTATCGTATTGTTCGTCAGCCTGGTAATTTAGTTTTGGAAACTAATTATAGTGGAAATAGTTATGATGATACTTCCATTAGTTCACTGGCTAACTATAAGTACGAGATTACTTCAAAAAATGAAGAAGGTACAGGAGGTACTACATCATCTAATTACTTGCAAGTAGGAAAACAGGTGAGTTTACCATTCTCCGAGGATTTTGAAGATGGCAGTACAATGGACCTATGGACTATTATAAACGCCAATGAAGATGAGTATGCCTGGGAAAGAAACCTGATCCGAGGAATAGGATTGCCTTCTTGTTTGGGAATGGAGACTTTTTTTACTGACCCTCAACAAGATGATTGGTTTATCACTCCTTCGTTTAGTTTAGAAGAAGGTTCACTTTATCGTTTGCGTTACGATGTAAAAACCAATATTTATGCAGGCGAAACCTGGACTGTTACATTGGGTAAAACCAATGTTCCGGCGGCACAAGTTCTTACTTTAACCAGCTATGATAATGTTTCAACAGGAGGAATGTATTATAAAGACTCTCTTACTTTTGAAGCTCCATACAATGGTAATTTTAATATGGGTTTCCACCTTACATCGTGGCAAGGTGATTTTATGTACTTCGATAATATTTTGATCGAAAAGGTTTTTGCTCAGGATATTGCAGTTCTTTCAGTTAAAGGTAATACGGCGCCGACAGTTGGACAACCTACTACCAATAAAGTAACCATTGTAAATAACGGAACTGATTTAATCAGAAACTATACGGTTCAACTAGTTGATGCTGATAATAATGTATTAGCTGAAAGCTATAATAGCAGATCGCTGGGTATTGGCATCAAAAGAGATTTTGAATTTACCTGGACTCCTGAATCTGAAGGTTATTATCCGGTAAAAGCAAGAGTAATTTGCGAGGCTGATGAGGTAATAGATAATAATCAATCTAAACTGTTGGATCTGGAAGTGCAACCAGATAATATGAATGTTATTACCATTGGAAAAGGAGAAGTTGTACAGAACTTTATCCCTATTTATCCTTATAACTATACTTTCTCCGAGTCTGTTTATCAAGCCGATTTATTTAATGGCTTTATGGGTAATATCAATGCCATTGGTTATAAAGTTATAAATGGAGTAGAAAACTTGAATAACGAGGCGCTTCAAATTTTTATTGGTGAAACAGATCAAAGCTCACTTAAAAATGGTTGGGTTCCAGCCACCGAAATGCAATTGGTGGTTGATCGTCGTGTTGAGATCCCATTGGGTGAATTTGATTGGAAACTGGAATTTGATCAGCCTTACGAATATAAAGGGGGTAACCTCGTTATTTTAGTGCGTAACTCAGGAGCTAATAATGAATTAGGTTCTTTTGGTTTAACCTTTTTAGCGTCGGATGCTCCAAGTGCATCTTCGCGTTATGTCAATACATATTTTAAGCTTGATCCATATAATCCAACTAGTACCGACGGACAGTTTTTAAGTCAGGTACCAAATACAATGTTTTATATTGATGTTGATAATACAGGTTCGTTATCCGGAAATGTATTTGCTGCTGATGGTACTACTCCATTAGAAGGTGCATCTGTACATATTGATGAGTTAAATGCCACATTAACAACCGATGCTGATGGATATTATGAGTTTGTTCATGTAAAACCAGGTGCTTATTCTCTTACTTCATCTTTATTAGGATATACTGATCAAACAAATTCTGTTGAAGTTACAAACAGTAATCTTGCTGAGTCTGATTTTGCATTAACATTGTTACCTGTGGTAACTGTTTCGGGTAAAGTAGAAGGAAGTGATTTGCCGGGTGTTGGAATTGCCAATGCAGAGGTTAAACTCCGTGGTTATCAGTATTATTCAACCATTACCGATGCCGAGGGTAATTATACTTTTGAAAATGTATATGGTGGAAATACCTACGATGTAGAGGTAGAAGCTCCCTATTACGAGAAATTCAGCGAAGAAATTTCTTTAACGGATGCTTCTGTTGATAATCATGTTATTAGCATGATGCAAGAAGCAGCACAATCATTAAAGGTATTTGGTTCAGATAGAAATACCGACGCCTTGGTTAAATGGGATAAAGCTGTTTATTCATTTAACCTTACCAAATCTACAAGATTTGCCTATGGTGTATTCGGAAGTAATGGTTCTGCTAACTACAAAGTAGCACATCGTTATACAACCGACGAGTTTGCAGCCTTTGGAATTAAAAAAGGTATGGTTGTTAATAAAGTTCGTTTTTATGCTCATTCAATTGCTAGTTTTAAAATTAAAATTTGGCAAGGCGATAATGGAGCTGAATTAGAGGTTTATTCGCAAGATGTTGTTCCTGAATTAGATGCGTGGAATGAAGTTGAATTGGATATTCCTTATGTAATTGATCTTTCAAAGAATTTATTGATAGGTTTAGAAATTACACAAAATTCGGGTATTGCACCTATTACATATGATAATGGACCTAATGTAGTAAATGGAGATGCATTCTACGATGGAAATAAATGGACAACAGGTCGTGAAATTACAGGTGGTGTATTAAATGGTAACTGGAATATCGAAGCTATTTGCGGTGCCGATGCCAACGATAATCCGGTTGTGCTAAATACGGCTAAGTTATCTTCAAGTAAGGCTAATACCTTGGAGGAAACTGTTGCAACCGAAGCTGCGACTGATTCAGTTGAGGTAAGTTATTTTGCTAAAGCCATCAATACTGAATCTGCAAATGTTTTTGCAACTGAAGCAGCATTAGAGAACGAAAAACAACCTTTGGGATACAATGTGTATCGTTTATTAAATGGTGCTGAAGCTGACGAAGCTTCATGGGTACAACTAAATACTGAGTTAATTACTGATACTTTCTTTGTTGATACTAACTGGCAACCATTAGAAAATGATATTTATCGTTTTGCAATAAAAAGTGTTTATACCAACGATATTATCTCATTACCAACTTTCTCTAATGGTGTTGATAAAGGTAAATATGCGGTTGTTTCGGCTGCTGTTACCACCAACGGTGGTAGTGCTGAAGGAGCGATTGTTTATCTCGAAAATAATCAGTTTAGCTACTCAGGCGAGGTAAACGCTGACGGTACGGTTCAAATTCCGGATGTGTATTTTGGCAATTACAAAGTGCGGGTAACTAAAAAAGGATATGTTGATTTTGAACAGTCTGATATTATTATTGATGAAAACGCTGAAGACTTAGGTTCTTTTGAAATATTAGAAGATGCCCGTGCTCCTCGTAATGTAGTATTAACCGATTATATCAGCTCTTCTGAAGTAAGATGGGAAGCACCAAGTGATTTTGCCAATAGTTGGATTCATAAAGATAATGGTTCGTTCGACAACGGTATTGGTATGACCAGTGGCGGTTTGATGGAAGCCGGTGTGCGGTATTCTTCAGAAGAATTGCAGGATATGAGTCTGGGTGAAGGTTTTGCAATTAGTCGAATCAGAATTTTCCCGGCAACCGATGGTGAATATGTATTAAAAGTATGGTCGGGTTCATTAATGTACGAAGAGGAAATTTACAGTGAAGCAGTAAATGTAACTCCTGGTGAATGGAATGAGTTTAATCTGGCTACACCTGTCGCTATCGATAATAGTAAAAGTTACATTATTGGGTATGCGGTTAATCACATTGCCGGTAACTATCCTGTAGGAGCCGATATTGGTCCTGCTGTATCTGGTGGTGATATTCTAAAATATGGTGGTAACTGGTATTCTTTTTACGAATTTACAGATGGAGGCTTTAATTTAAACTGGAATATACAAGCCTATTGTGCATATTATGGTTCAGAATCGACACCTGAAGTTGAGTTAAATAAATCAACATTGTATAACAACAATACAAACACAAAACCTGTATTACCAAATGTTGATTACAGAGATGTGTTTGCTGCTGGTTCAAATTACAAAACTTCAAGTCTTAAAGTGGATGAAGTACCATTTGCAATTACCTATAATGTATATCGTTTGGCTGAAGCCGATAAAGACACTCCTGCTAACTGGACATTGTTAACCGATACTCCGGTTGCGGCATATCGCTTTACTGATAATGCATGGGGTGAAGTTCCTGCTGGAAACTATTATTATGCAGTTATTGCTAAGTATCACAACGAGAACTATTCGATACCTGAATTTTCGCGAGTAATTACAAAAGGTGCTGTTTCAACTGTTACGTTTGCCATTTCTACCAATAATGGTTTATCGGCCGAAAATGCAGAAATTACAATGACAGGTACTTCTGATAATGCCGGAATTAGTTACTCACTTACTGCCGATGCCAATGGCGAAGCTCAGCAAATTGAAGTGCCAAAAGGTTTGTTCAATATAAGTATTCAACTCGACGGTTTTGAACCTTATGAATTACCTAATTATAAAGTAGATGATGACTTTGAACAGATTAATGAGGTAGTATTAAGCGAAGCAGTTACCATTCCATTAAAAGTAGAAGCTACAGCAAGTGATGCAAGTGCTCAAATAAGCTGGTTAAAACCTGGATCGTACATGCCTGAAGAAGGTTGGATGTTTTGGGATAATGGTGAGGCTACAAACTCAATTGGAAGCGAATCGGGTATTGTATTTAGCGCAGCACAGCGTTTTACTACTGATGATTTGGTCAATTTCAAATCAAAAGATCTTAGTATTACAAAAGTTTCTTTCTATTTTAGAAGTGTTGACGCAGCTCCATCTGATGCTGATTTCCAAATTCGTATTTGGGTGGGTGAACAACCAGAATTGGTATATTATCAGGATGTTGTAGATCCAGTAGAAAATGCCTGGAATGAGGTAATATTAGATGCTCCGGTATTTATTGATGGAACCGAAGAAGTTTGGGTTGGTTATCAATGTGATGATCGCACAGGATATCCAGCTGGTGTAGATGCCGGTCCGGCAGTTGCAAACAAAGGTGCTTTAATTTACCACGAAGGAGAATGGTATAATCTTTACGATATTTCAAATGTTAATGCTAACTGGAGTATCCATGCATATTGTGAAGAAGTATCTGGTACTAGTAGTCGTCCTTTAGGGGTAGTTGAACTTCCGGAAGCAAAAATGAAATCTTCTGATTTTACTCCGTCATTGGCTAGTCAGCCAATTGAAAATGGGGTGTCAACTCACTCAGATGTAAAACTGGAAAATGATGACTTACGCTATGTTAACGGTTATCAGGTTTGGCGTTTAGCTCAAGGCGATGAAAGTAATGAATCGGCTTGGACCTTATTAACCTCTGATGCTATTACCGAAACATCATATACTGATACTGATTGGGCTAATTTGGAAGATGATATTTATGTTTATGCTGTAAAAGCAATTTACGAATCAGGTCTTTCAGAAGCAGGATTTTCTAACGCTATTAATACTATTTCTACCGGAATTGATAATGGTATTAATGATGATTTAGTTAGTATTTATCCTGTTCCAAACAACGGTAATTTCAGTGTTGAGGTGGAAAATGAAGCAACTATTACTATAAGTAATCTAAAAGGAGGAATCGTTTATAAAGGTGAACTTATAGGTGGTAAAAATGATATTTCAATAAATGTATCTACGGGTGTTTATTTGGTTCAAATTACAAATGACAAAGTAAATATCTCGAGAAAGATAATAATTGAATAA